A part of Melittangium boletus DSM 14713 genomic DNA contains:
- a CDS encoding M14 family metallopeptidase, which produces MLVSVPTPPRELLDLCAGIHLDGLPLPPLVRQPQVAARLGRLRQEAPDLFHVEEVGRSVEGRPLQLVRFGQGPRHLLLWSQMHGDEPTATTALLYLLEYVRRHREEPRVARLLSSLTVHALPLLNPDGAERFQRRNAQGIDINRDALALQTPEGRTLKALRDRLQPMLGFNLHNQNWRTAVGETRQPASISLLAPPFDAARNDNPGRVLAKKVCAVIHEALEPLIPGRMGRYDDSFETRAFGDNLGRWGTPTVLIESGPWPSAEPDLPLVQMNFVALVSALESLADGSVERADPARYASIPLNWGQGFLHLLIRGAQVHGEAGDAFVADVGVAALQVVRSGAEGPRAVVTGTVEELGDLRVFGAQEIIDAAGLLVVPLPSEGVKEGDLLPPPPREARTLRLGQPAELMLLRPVEGPGAGAGTWRVERVIRYAR; this is translated from the coding sequence ATGCTCGTGTCCGTCCCTACCCCTCCCCGCGAACTCCTCGACCTCTGCGCTGGGATTCACCTTGACGGGCTGCCGCTTCCGCCCCTCGTCCGGCAGCCCCAGGTGGCGGCCCGGCTCGGGCGGCTGCGCCAGGAGGCCCCGGACTTGTTCCACGTCGAGGAGGTGGGGCGCTCGGTGGAGGGGCGCCCGTTGCAACTCGTCCGCTTCGGCCAGGGCCCGCGCCACCTGCTCCTCTGGTCCCAGATGCACGGGGACGAGCCCACCGCCACCACGGCGCTGCTGTACCTGCTCGAGTACGTCCGCCGTCACCGCGAGGAGCCCCGGGTGGCGCGGCTGCTCTCCTCGCTCACCGTGCACGCACTGCCCCTGCTCAACCCGGATGGCGCCGAGCGCTTCCAACGACGCAACGCGCAAGGCATCGACATCAACCGCGATGCGCTGGCGCTCCAGACGCCCGAGGGCCGCACGCTCAAGGCGCTGCGCGACCGTCTCCAGCCCATGCTCGGCTTCAACCTCCACAACCAGAACTGGCGCACGGCGGTGGGGGAGACGCGCCAGCCCGCGTCCATCTCGCTCCTCGCGCCGCCCTTCGACGCCGCGCGCAATGACAACCCGGGACGGGTGCTCGCCAAGAAGGTGTGCGCCGTCATCCACGAGGCCCTGGAACCCCTCATCCCCGGGCGGATGGGCCGCTACGACGACTCCTTCGAAACGCGCGCCTTCGGCGACAACCTGGGGCGCTGGGGCACGCCCACCGTGCTCATCGAGTCGGGCCCATGGCCCTCGGCCGAGCCGGATCTGCCGCTGGTCCAGATGAACTTCGTGGCCCTGGTCTCCGCCCTGGAGTCACTGGCGGACGGCTCGGTGGAGCGGGCGGATCCCGCGCGCTACGCGTCCATTCCGCTCAACTGGGGCCAGGGCTTCCTGCACCTGCTCATCCGAGGGGCCCAGGTGCATGGCGAGGCGGGAGACGCCTTCGTCGCGGACGTGGGCGTGGCCGCGCTCCAGGTGGTGCGCTCCGGTGCGGAGGGGCCGCGCGCCGTGGTCACGGGCACCGTCGAGGAGCTGGGGGACCTGCGGGTCTTTGGCGCCCAGGAGATCATCGACGCGGCGGGGCTCCTGGTGGTGCCGCTGCCGTCCGAGGGCGTGAAGGAAGGAGACCTGCTGCCGCCGCCGCCGCGCGAGGCGCGCACGCTGCGGCTGGGACAGCCCGCGGAGTTGATGTTGCTGCGGCCCGTGGAGGGCCCTGGAGCGGGCGCTGGAACCTGGCGGGTGGAGCGGGTCATTCGCTACGCGCGCTGA
- a CDS encoding dipeptide epimerase: MSVQMDVRVLELPLRHAWTIARGTSTSKRNVIVELREAGVVARGEAAPNVRYGESAETVTEALGKLAPVLAGDPWHFRVLSERVEAALPGNHAAKAALDIALHDLAGKRLGVPLYRMLGLDPAAMPLTSFSIGIDEPATLARKVEEAAPYPVLKVKLGAKDVRETFGAVRAATAKPVRVDANEAWKPEEALAHIEWLAAQGVELVEQPLPAADVEGAKWLRRRSPLPLVADEALMMASDVPRLAEGYHGINVKLQKCGGIREALRIIETARACGLKVMIGCMVETGVGIAAAAHLGPLADWLDLDGNLLLSADPFQGHPVVEGRIRLGEGPGLGVEPQPRP, encoded by the coding sequence ATGTCAGTGCAGATGGATGTCCGAGTCCTCGAGTTGCCCCTTCGTCACGCCTGGACGATCGCGCGGGGGACCAGCACCTCCAAGCGCAACGTCATCGTCGAGCTGCGCGAGGCGGGCGTGGTCGCCCGGGGAGAAGCCGCTCCGAACGTGCGCTACGGCGAGTCGGCCGAGACGGTGACGGAGGCACTGGGCAAGCTCGCTCCGGTGCTCGCGGGAGATCCGTGGCACTTCCGGGTCTTATCCGAGCGCGTCGAGGCGGCGCTGCCGGGCAACCACGCGGCGAAGGCGGCGTTGGACATCGCGCTCCATGATCTGGCGGGCAAGCGGCTGGGCGTGCCGCTGTACCGCATGCTGGGGTTGGACCCGGCGGCCATGCCGCTCACGTCCTTCTCCATCGGAATCGACGAGCCGGCGACGCTGGCGCGCAAGGTGGAGGAGGCCGCGCCCTACCCGGTGCTCAAGGTGAAGCTCGGCGCGAAGGACGTGCGCGAGACGTTCGGCGCGGTGCGGGCGGCCACCGCCAAGCCGGTGCGGGTGGACGCGAACGAGGCCTGGAAACCCGAGGAGGCGCTGGCCCATATCGAGTGGCTGGCCGCCCAGGGGGTGGAGTTGGTGGAGCAGCCGCTGCCGGCGGCGGACGTGGAGGGGGCGAAGTGGCTGCGGCGGCGCTCGCCGCTGCCGTTGGTGGCGGACGAGGCGTTGATGATGGCCTCGGACGTGCCGAGGCTGGCCGAGGGCTACCACGGCATCAACGTGAAGCTGCAGAAGTGCGGCGGCATCCGCGAGGCGCTGCGCATCATCGAGACGGCGCGCGCCTGTGGCCTCAAGGTGATGATCGGGTGCATGGTGGAGACGGGAGTGGGGATCGCGGCGGCGGCGCACCTGGGACCGCTCGCGGACTGGCTGGACCTGGACGGCAACCTGCTCCTGTCGGCGGACCCCTTCCAGGGCCACCCCGTGGTGGAGGGGCGCATCCGATTGGGTGAGGGGCCCGGGCTCGGCGTGGAGCCCCAGCCTCGTCCATGA
- a CDS encoding DUF819 domain-containing protein: MTQPLIQSPMAVLTVLLAVLSLLMLAERHPVLGRVFKVVPLLVLVYFVPTLLSNTGVIPTRSELYGFVSAYLLPASLVLQVLAMDLGAIAKLGRGAVLLFLAGTAGIMIGGPLAYLLLGHWLPAELGDQAWKGLAALSGSWIGGSANFVAIGQSVGARDDTLSMMVVVDVGVSNLWTAVLLWFAGRERQMDERLGADRRAIDVVREQVERFHAAVSRPASLQDLVWLLAISLGTTVVCTEVARHLPDVGTFITGFTWVVLLVTTVGGLMSFTRLRELEGAGASRVGALFLYVLVMTIGAKADFRRLLDAPAMVAVGLVWMAVHAGIVLGVRRWLRAPIFFAAVGSQANVGGAASSSVVAAAFHPALAPVGVMLAVAGYVLGTYGGLLCAVMLEQVHRLLQ, from the coding sequence ATGACGCAGCCGCTCATCCAGTCACCCATGGCGGTGCTCACGGTGCTGCTGGCCGTGTTGTCGCTGCTGATGCTCGCCGAGCGCCATCCCGTGCTCGGGCGCGTCTTCAAGGTCGTGCCCCTGCTGGTGCTCGTCTATTTCGTGCCCACGCTGCTGTCGAACACGGGCGTCATTCCCACGCGCTCGGAGCTGTACGGCTTCGTGTCGGCCTATCTGCTGCCCGCGAGCCTGGTGCTCCAGGTGCTGGCGATGGACCTGGGAGCCATCGCGAAGTTGGGGCGCGGCGCCGTGCTGCTCTTCCTGGCGGGGACGGCGGGCATCATGATCGGCGGACCGCTGGCCTATCTGCTGCTGGGCCACTGGCTGCCGGCGGAGCTGGGGGATCAGGCGTGGAAGGGGCTGGCGGCGCTTAGCGGCTCGTGGATTGGCGGGAGCGCGAACTTCGTGGCCATCGGGCAGAGCGTGGGGGCGAGGGACGACACGCTGAGCATGATGGTGGTGGTGGACGTGGGCGTGTCGAACCTGTGGACGGCGGTGCTCTTGTGGTTCGCGGGGCGCGAGCGCCAGATGGACGAGCGCCTGGGCGCGGACCGGCGGGCCATCGACGTGGTGCGCGAGCAGGTGGAGCGCTTCCACGCCGCGGTGTCCCGGCCCGCGAGCCTCCAGGACCTGGTGTGGCTGCTGGCCATCTCCCTGGGCACGACGGTGGTGTGCACGGAGGTGGCCAGGCACCTGCCGGACGTGGGGACGTTCATCACGGGCTTCACCTGGGTGGTGCTGCTGGTGACGACGGTGGGCGGGCTGATGTCCTTCACGCGCCTGCGCGAGCTGGAGGGCGCCGGGGCGAGCCGCGTGGGCGCGCTGTTCCTCTACGTGCTGGTGATGACCATTGGCGCGAAGGCGGACTTCCGGCGGTTGCTGGACGCGCCGGCGATGGTGGCGGTGGGCTTGGTGTGGATGGCGGTGCACGCGGGCATCGTGCTGGGAGTGCGGAGATGGTTGCGCGCGCCCATCTTCTTCGCGGCCGTGGGCTCACAGGCCAACGTGGGGGGCGCGGCGTCCTCGTCCGTCGTGGCCGCCGCGTTCCACCCCGCGCTCGCGCCCGTGGGCGTGATGCTCGCGGTGGCCGGCTATGTGCTGGGCACCTACGGGGGCCTCCTGTGCGCGGTGATGCTGGAGCAGGTGCACCGGCTCCTTCAGTGA
- the recA gene encoding recombinase RecA: protein MAVNPEKEKAIELAMSAVERQFGKGSIMRLGNEEPLVRDVQAISTGSISLDIALGVGGVPKGRIVEIYGPESSGKTTLCLHIVAEAQKRGGVAGYIDAEHAMDIGYARKLGVRTDDLLLSQPDTGEQALEIAEMLVRSGAIDVLVVDSVAALVPKAELEGEMGDAHMGVQARLMSQALRKLTGTISKSQTCVIFINQIRMKIGVMFGNPETTTGGNALKFYASQRLDIRRVGAIKNGENVVGSRTRVKVVKNKVAPPFKEVEFDIMYGSGISKEGDLIDLASADNIIEKSGSWFSFKGERIGQGRENAKDYLRDHPEVIKEVERQVYEKYGIGKPAVAAVPSPTDGGETPAEGPSEKRRVKAVK from the coding sequence ATGGCCGTGAATCCAGAGAAGGAAAAGGCGATCGAACTGGCGATGTCCGCGGTGGAGCGGCAGTTCGGTAAGGGCTCCATCATGCGGCTCGGCAACGAGGAGCCGTTGGTGCGGGATGTTCAGGCCATTTCGACGGGAAGCATCTCGCTCGACATCGCCTTGGGCGTCGGAGGCGTGCCCAAGGGCCGTATCGTGGAAATCTACGGGCCGGAGTCCTCCGGTAAGACGACCCTGTGTCTGCACATCGTGGCCGAGGCGCAGAAGCGCGGCGGCGTGGCGGGCTACATCGACGCCGAGCACGCGATGGACATTGGCTACGCGCGCAAGCTGGGCGTGCGCACGGACGACCTGCTGCTGAGCCAGCCGGACACGGGCGAGCAGGCGCTGGAGATCGCCGAGATGCTGGTGCGCTCGGGCGCCATCGACGTGCTGGTGGTGGACTCGGTGGCGGCGCTGGTGCCCAAGGCGGAACTCGAGGGCGAGATGGGCGATGCGCACATGGGCGTGCAGGCGCGCCTCATGAGCCAGGCGCTGCGCAAGCTCACGGGTACCATCAGCAAGAGCCAGACGTGCGTCATCTTCATCAACCAGATCCGCATGAAGATTGGCGTGATGTTCGGCAACCCGGAGACGACGACGGGCGGCAACGCGCTGAAGTTCTACGCGTCGCAGCGCCTGGACATCCGCCGCGTGGGCGCCATCAAGAATGGTGAGAACGTGGTGGGCAGCCGCACGCGCGTGAAGGTGGTGAAGAACAAGGTGGCGCCTCCCTTCAAGGAGGTCGAGTTCGACATCATGTACGGCTCGGGCATCTCGAAGGAGGGAGACCTCATCGACCTGGCGTCGGCGGACAACATCATCGAGAAGAGCGGCAGCTGGTTCTCCTTCAAGGGAGAGCGCATCGGCCAGGGCCGCGAGAACGCGAAGGACTACCTGCGCGACCACCCCGAGGTCATCAAGGAGGTGGAGCGGCAGGTGTACGAGAAGTACGGCATCGGCAAGCCGGCGGTGGCGGCGGTGCCCTCGCCCACGGACGGCGGTGAGACACCCGCCGAGGGTCCTTCCGAGAAGCGCCGCGTGAAGGCCGTGAAGTAG
- a CDS encoding C39 family peptidase: protein MARIWRTSAQARDFERFTHQGTRLTPDGALELEPSAPPTPAGADPAHPEGGHLAGSAISQVQSLPEGFNNVVPSFDVLTPPGTWVRLTLAARVAGQWTKEYDFGVWALDTSTVTRRSAGRQEDAHGKVLTDTLVLGQKADGLRMTVWLYSTRPGVSPHVRALAAAMTDTQRALPETPSDERAWGTVLAVPGRSQLLYPPDGGVWCSPTSVSMLLAYWSGQLGRDALGVPVPEAASRVYDATYEGTGNWPFNTAYASSLAEGALHGLVARFDSFAQVERLIARGIPISISVAYGEGELTGSPVRSSNGHLLVVKGFTSEGDVVCNDPAFPSDESVNVTYRRAELLRAWDHSNRSAYVLWPAGTELPAGALTFVP from the coding sequence GTGGCGAGAATCTGGAGGACGAGCGCCCAGGCGCGGGACTTCGAGCGCTTCACCCATCAGGGCACCCGGCTGACACCGGACGGGGCGCTCGAGTTGGAGCCCTCGGCTCCGCCCACGCCCGCGGGCGCGGATCCCGCCCACCCCGAGGGCGGCCACCTGGCCGGCAGCGCCATCTCCCAGGTGCAATCCCTGCCGGAGGGATTCAACAACGTGGTGCCCTCCTTCGACGTGCTCACCCCGCCCGGCACCTGGGTGCGGCTGACGCTCGCCGCGCGCGTGGCGGGGCAGTGGACGAAGGAGTACGACTTCGGCGTCTGGGCGCTCGACACGAGCACCGTCACGCGCCGCAGCGCCGGGCGTCAGGAGGACGCGCACGGCAAGGTGCTCACCGACACCCTCGTCCTCGGCCAGAAGGCGGACGGCCTGCGCATGACGGTGTGGCTCTACTCCACGCGGCCCGGTGTGTCGCCCCACGTGCGCGCGCTCGCGGCGGCGATGACCGACACCCAGCGCGCCCTGCCGGAAACACCCTCGGACGAGCGGGCCTGGGGCACGGTGCTGGCGGTGCCCGGCCGCTCGCAACTGCTCTACCCGCCCGATGGAGGCGTGTGGTGCTCGCCCACATCGGTGTCCATGCTGCTCGCGTACTGGAGCGGCCAGCTCGGACGTGACGCGCTCGGGGTCCCCGTGCCAGAGGCGGCCTCCCGCGTCTACGACGCGACCTACGAGGGCACCGGCAACTGGCCCTTCAACACCGCGTATGCCTCGTCCCTGGCGGAGGGCGCCCTGCACGGGCTGGTGGCCCGCTTCGACTCCTTCGCCCAGGTGGAGCGGCTCATCGCCCGGGGCATCCCCATCAGCATCAGCGTGGCCTACGGCGAGGGCGAGCTGACGGGCTCGCCCGTGCGCAGCTCCAACGGCCACCTGCTCGTGGTGAAGGGCTTCACGTCCGAGGGCGACGTGGTCTGCAACGATCCCGCCTTCCCGAGCGACGAATCGGTGAACGTGACGTACCGCCGCGCGGAGCTGCTGCGGGCCTGGGACCATTCGAACCGCTCGGCCTACGTCCTGTGGCCGGCGGGAACGGAACTCCCCGCTGGCGCGCTCACCTTCGTGCCGTGA
- a CDS encoding double-CXXCG motif protein, with amino-acid sequence MDSSPRIIADETAVRTSSVRYFRIDNDNTQDSSGVIDGAYRWGLPGVICPSCKETWSDGAKAYPSVDLTPVSALADFETARAEPIEEFERLCELVRPLLPPGALLEPGTPLGAFQGKLHGHFGALVSPDPWWLLIRREAFDALQAEGVQGLKGRQMHLRSRQRHPPELLELKILPSGRLHPDCLPFHRARPCRRCGRTGLALPDALWKTSRPSWSAANASSGPANDSAWMASSSIPSPLNEGKGGTSWSLPTH; translated from the coding sequence ATGGACAGCTCACCCCGTATCATTGCGGATGAAACGGCAGTGAGGACCTCATCCGTGCGCTATTTTCGAATCGACAACGACAACACCCAAGACAGCTCCGGTGTCATCGACGGAGCCTACAGATGGGGTCTCCCGGGCGTCATCTGTCCCTCGTGCAAGGAGACCTGGAGCGACGGCGCCAAGGCGTATCCATCCGTCGATTTAACGCCCGTGTCGGCCCTGGCCGACTTCGAGACAGCCCGCGCCGAACCCATCGAGGAGTTCGAACGATTGTGTGAACTGGTCCGGCCGCTCCTTCCACCCGGCGCCCTCCTGGAGCCAGGTACACCTCTGGGCGCATTCCAGGGCAAGCTCCATGGCCACTTTGGAGCGCTCGTCTCGCCTGATCCCTGGTGGTTGTTGATCCGAAGAGAGGCCTTCGATGCACTTCAAGCAGAGGGCGTCCAAGGTCTCAAAGGCCGCCAGATGCACCTCCGCTCTCGCCAACGCCATCCGCCCGAGCTGCTCGAATTGAAGATTCTGCCCTCCGGACGACTCCATCCCGATTGCCTCCCCTTCCACCGAGCGCGGCCTTGCCGCCGCTGTGGTCGAACCGGCCTCGCCCTGCCTGATGCCCTTTGGAAGACTTCTCGACCGTCCTGGTCTGCAGCGAACGCTTCATCAGGGCCTGCCAACGACTCCGCCTGGATGGCGTCGTCTTCCATCCCCTCCCCTCTAAATGAAGGGAAGGGGGGCACGTCCTGGAGCCTTCCCACTCACTGA
- a CDS encoding alanine/glycine:cation symporter family protein has protein sequence MFPESLRNAIDVASNAVWGPWTLALLLGTGVFLTVRLRFVQVLRFREALRAMVPVQAGGEGALTPFQAFMTALGASIGTGNIAGVATAIVSGGPGALFWIWVYGFFATAIKFCEAVLGIRYRRVEGDRLSAGPMHYLKEGLGAPRLAWVYALIAGVAALTTTPFTQPNSIAVVLESQFALPPLASGVGIAVLTWLVVIGGVKSVGRAAERLAPLKVGLYLVGGLVVILTHVENLPSVLALVVREAFSMEAAGGGALGVGMMTAMRYGIARGIYANEAGYGTAAVAYGTARTDAPVRQGLQAVMEVFIVSCVTSTLSALVILVSGVWRSGLTSTAVVAQAFNTAIPTVGGWVVAFCAFLFGYTTLIGWAYYGEQFLEYAFGPRLTVPYRWVYCGLVVFGATGKVETIWAWGDLMNGLQVFPNLVGLIGLSGVAASVLRPSIAPIASPGLPQK, from the coding sequence ATGTTCCCCGAATCCCTTCGCAACGCCATCGATGTCGCAAGCAACGCCGTCTGGGGTCCGTGGACGCTCGCCCTCCTGCTGGGAACCGGTGTGTTCCTGACGGTCCGGTTGCGGTTCGTCCAGGTCCTGCGCTTCCGCGAGGCCCTGCGCGCCATGGTCCCCGTCCAGGCCGGGGGCGAGGGGGCCCTGACGCCCTTCCAGGCCTTCATGACGGCGCTGGGCGCCTCCATTGGCACGGGAAACATCGCGGGCGTGGCCACGGCCATCGTGAGCGGAGGGCCCGGCGCGCTGTTCTGGATCTGGGTGTACGGATTCTTCGCCACGGCCATCAAGTTCTGCGAGGCCGTGCTGGGCATCCGCTACCGCCGGGTGGAGGGTGACCGGCTCTCCGCGGGCCCCATGCACTACCTGAAGGAGGGACTGGGCGCCCCCCGGCTCGCCTGGGTCTACGCGCTCATCGCCGGCGTGGCCGCGCTCACCACCACGCCCTTCACCCAGCCCAACTCCATCGCCGTGGTGCTGGAGAGCCAGTTCGCCCTCCCCCCGCTCGCCTCGGGGGTGGGAATCGCCGTGCTCACCTGGCTCGTGGTCATTGGAGGCGTGAAGAGCGTGGGCCGCGCCGCGGAACGGCTCGCGCCGCTGAAGGTCGGGCTCTATCTGGTGGGCGGGCTGGTGGTCATCCTCACCCACGTGGAGAACCTGCCCTCGGTGCTGGCGCTCGTCGTGCGCGAGGCCTTCTCCATGGAAGCCGCGGGCGGAGGCGCCCTGGGCGTGGGGATGATGACGGCCATGCGCTACGGCATCGCCCGGGGCATCTACGCCAACGAGGCCGGGTACGGTACGGCGGCGGTGGCCTATGGCACGGCGCGCACCGACGCTCCCGTGCGCCAGGGGCTCCAGGCGGTGATGGAGGTGTTCATCGTGTCGTGCGTGACGTCCACGCTCAGCGCGCTCGTCATCCTCGTGAGCGGAGTGTGGAGGTCCGGGCTCACGAGCACCGCCGTGGTGGCCCAGGCCTTCAACACGGCCATTCCCACGGTGGGCGGCTGGGTGGTGGCCTTCTGCGCCTTCCTGTTCGGCTACACGACGTTGATTGGCTGGGCGTACTACGGCGAGCAGTTCCTCGAGTACGCGTTCGGCCCCCGGCTCACCGTGCCCTACCGCTGGGTGTACTGCGGCCTGGTCGTCTTCGGCGCCACCGGCAAGGTGGAGACCATCTGGGCGTGGGGAGACCTGATGAACGGCTTGCAGGTCTTCCCCAACCTCGTGGGGCTCATCGGCCTGAGCGGCGTGGCCGCGTCCGTGCTGCGACCGTCCATCGCCCCGATAGCGAGCCCGGGACTGCCCCAGAAATGA
- a CDS encoding M20/M25/M40 family metallo-hydrolase: protein MSPLLLVLALLAAPGRVTPAHAPPQAPGEEMRTLLAELIAVDTSNPPGNEAAAARVAARWLQEAGISSEFDEPVPGRAHLIARLPGTGAARPVLVLAHLDTVPARREEWTSDPWTLTEREGFLYGRGVQDNKGMVAASILAMRKLAREGTKRSRDVVLVLSADEEVGSRAGIDKLLERRPELREAEFALNEGGLTELSEDRRRVRFVNLQAAERVSRQVVLKASGPGGHSSVPPATPSPLVRLAAAVARVGALTFPTRLTPVTRLNVEGRVKVTGGEQGKALQRLAARPDAPPQDAVDTLARLDPALAAVLRTTCVPTVFHAGDRPNVIPATAEATLNCRLLPDEDIQQVRARIVAAVADPGIQVEMNMKPPDSPASPVGDNALIRAATAAAAQVWPGAPVFPRMSTGTTESTALRRAGIHAYGIELFALTPEDARTAHAPNERIPVASLQPGAEFVHRLLSELVK from the coding sequence ATGTCTCCCCTGCTCCTGGTTCTCGCCCTGCTCGCCGCGCCGGGCCGCGTCACGCCCGCCCATGCGCCGCCCCAAGCCCCGGGGGAGGAGATGCGCACCCTGCTCGCCGAGCTCATCGCCGTGGATACCTCCAATCCTCCCGGCAACGAGGCCGCGGCCGCACGGGTGGCCGCGCGCTGGCTCCAGGAAGCCGGCATCTCCTCGGAGTTCGACGAGCCCGTCCCCGGACGCGCCCACCTCATCGCGAGGCTCCCGGGCACTGGCGCCGCGCGGCCCGTGCTCGTCCTGGCCCACCTCGACACCGTGCCCGCCAGGCGCGAGGAATGGACCTCCGATCCCTGGACCCTCACCGAGCGCGAGGGCTTCCTCTACGGGCGTGGCGTCCAGGACAACAAGGGCATGGTGGCCGCCAGCATCCTCGCGATGCGCAAGCTCGCGCGGGAGGGCACGAAGCGCTCGCGGGACGTGGTGCTCGTGCTCAGCGCGGACGAGGAGGTGGGCTCACGGGCTGGAATCGACAAGTTGCTCGAACGCCGTCCGGAGCTGCGCGAGGCGGAGTTCGCCCTCAACGAAGGAGGCCTCACGGAGCTGTCCGAGGATCGCCGCCGGGTGCGCTTCGTCAACCTGCAGGCCGCCGAGCGGGTGTCGCGCCAGGTGGTGCTCAAGGCCAGCGGTCCCGGAGGCCACTCCTCCGTGCCGCCCGCCACGCCCTCGCCCCTGGTGCGGCTGGCGGCGGCCGTGGCCCGCGTGGGAGCGCTCACCTTCCCCACCCGGCTCACCCCCGTGACGCGGCTCAACGTGGAGGGCCGGGTGAAGGTGACGGGCGGCGAGCAGGGCAAGGCCCTCCAGCGGCTCGCGGCCCGTCCGGACGCCCCACCCCAGGACGCCGTGGACACCCTCGCGCGGCTCGACCCCGCCCTGGCCGCCGTGCTGCGCACCACGTGCGTGCCCACCGTCTTCCATGCGGGGGATCGGCCCAACGTCATCCCCGCCACCGCCGAGGCCACCCTCAACTGCCGCCTGCTCCCGGACGAGGACATCCAGCAGGTGCGCGCCCGCATCGTCGCCGCGGTGGCGGACCCCGGCATCCAGGTGGAGATGAACATGAAGCCGCCGGACTCGCCCGCATCGCCCGTGGGAGACAACGCCCTGATCCGCGCCGCCACCGCCGCCGCCGCCCAGGTGTGGCCCGGCGCCCCCGTCTTTCCCCGCATGTCCACCGGCACCACCGAGTCCACCGCCCTGCGCCGCGCGGGCATCCACGCCTACGGCATCGAGCTCTTCGCGCTCACGCCCGAGGATGCCCGCACGGCCCATGCGCCCAACGAGCGCATCCCCGTGGCCTCGCTCCAGCCGGGCGCCGAATTCGTCCACCGGCTCCTGTCCGAGCTGGTGAAGTGA